The Starkeya sp. ORNL1 DNA window GCTCGGCGCAGCTATGGGCGCCGAACACCTCGTGTACGGCGGCGTCGAGTTCGTCGCGGTTCTGCACGCGGGCCCAGTTGTCGATGAAGCGCGGGTCCTTCACCAGTTCGGGGCGCAGCAGCACGGTGGTGCAGAAGCGCGTCCATTCCGCGGTCGACTGGATCGAGACGACGATGTCGCCGTCCGCCGCGTGATAGGGCCGGTAGGGATAGACCGAGGCGTGGGAGAGCCCGTAGCGCGCGGTCTCGATGCCCATGTGCTCGTAATGCAGCAGCGGCAGCGACATCCACTCCGCCATGGCGTCGAACATCGCGACCTCGATGGTCTGGCCGCGCCCGGTACGCTCGCGCTCGAACAGCGCTTCCAGCACCGCGACATAGGCATTGGTGCCGGTGCCGATATCGGCGATGGAAATGCCGACCTTGGACGGCACCTCCGGCGTGCCGGTCACGGCGCAGATGCCGCTCTCCGACTGCACCAGCATGTCGTACGCGCGCTTGGAGGCGTAAGACGTGTCGCGGCCATAGCCCATGATGTCGACGACGATCAGCCGCGGAAATTCGGCCGTGAGCTGCGCAGCC harbors:
- a CDS encoding CaiB/BaiF CoA-transferase family protein, encoding MPNPTEPRPGPLGGILVVSVEQAVAGPLCTLRLGDAGARIIKVEAAEGDRARDYDTAMGSTSAAFGWLNRGKESVVLNLKDAADLAIVREMLKTADVFVQNLAPGASDRLGLGAAQLTAEFPRLIVVDIMGYGRDTSYASKRAYDMLVQSESGICAVTGTPEVPSKVGISIADIGTGTNAYVAVLEALFERERTGRGQTIEVAMFDAMAEWMSLPLLHYEHMGIETARYGLSHASVYPYRPYHAADGDIVVSIQSTAEWTRFCTTVLLRPELVKDPRFIDNWARVQNRDELDAAVHEVFGAHSCAELIERLEAGQIAWARVSTLHDLSVHGALRRVAVEMPGGEIAQLPRPAGRITPSGRKVPALGADTARIREEFAVKVPAR